From Mercenaria mercenaria strain notata chromosome 17, MADL_Memer_1, whole genome shotgun sequence, the proteins below share one genomic window:
- the LOC123536855 gene encoding uncharacterized protein LOC123536855 yields the protein MIIVMKNCTTQLLFSLSLVYMVYSISPPSSLEKARNKRSLILENVLHHRFQGMKPHKDTNKRSAFDALDLDELFSDPVFHETGADNTFDRFDYNGLDLNNFHDFTELPPLENNIPPLEKDEMSNVIPGSQGPFDFQQMKNGHETYNPYNFDSAAVANAFQENAHAHYVADSLMDEFMQFIAMKEKGILDQCLELTKRG from the exons ATGATCATAGTTATGAAGAATTGCACGACACAATTATTGTTTTCGCTGTCCTTGGTGTACATGGTGTATTCAATATCACCTCCATCATCACTGGAGAAAGCAAGAAATAAG AGATCGTTAATTTTGGAAAATG tTCTTCACCATCGATTTCAGGGGATGAAACCACATAAAG ATACTAACAAAAGAAGTGCTTTTGACGCACTTGATCTAGATGAACTTTTTAGCGATCCAGTATTTCATGAGACGGGTGCGGACAATACCTTTGACAGATTTGACTATAATGGATTGGACTTAAACAACTTTCATGATTTCACAGAGTTACCTCCCCTAGAGAATAACATACCTCCCCTTGAGAAAGACGAAATGTCAAATGTTATTCCTGGCTCCCAAGGACCATTTGATTTTCAGCAAATGAAAAACGGTCATGAAACATACAATCCCTATAACTTTGACAGTGCTGCAGTCGCCAATGCATTCCAAGAAAATGCGCATGCGCATTATGTTGCGGATTCCCTTATGGATGAATTTATGCAATTTATAGCCATGAAAG AAAAGGGTATTCTGGACCAGTGCTTAGAACTCACAAAGAGGGGATAA